A genomic stretch from Cherax quadricarinatus isolate ZL_2023a chromosome 63, ASM3850222v1, whole genome shotgun sequence includes:
- the LOC128698141 gene encoding serine/threonine-protein kinase SBK1, whose translation MAVSPGLLRRAAEEMATSPSLLRRAMEEMAASPSLLRRGGEKMVASPSLLRREGEEMASSSNSLRRSVQDMTISSCSSLYTIKMLELPRMEVERQFSDVRLLVESTNGVKVYSARRLQSGNSVVLKCVQKKNSNMKDFIREFHYNYCLSDHPSIVKCFDEAFETADAYVFTEEYAPVSDLSKFVKVGGIGETRAKRVVEQISLALEFMRQQGLVHRDVCLENIFVFNREVTRFKLGDFGSTQRAGARAPKMNVRSPWAPPETYNEGYHVHSGQDAWQLGILIFMCLTGSYPWSLADISDPNYNSWTAWHRRRTTKVPSTFKCFTPHLLRLLRRLLHPKPEKRKVVCKVSKYLSRPWLVKEAQNFAISSGSQPEFLLNLPLFTRLWWKLADMFHSHVHHPTAHLKGNKTQVASSQSTSLTMLQ comes from the exons ATGGCAGTTTCTCCAGGCCTTCTCCGTCGAGCAGCAGAGGAGATGGCAACGTCACCAAGCCTTCTTCGTCGAGCAATGGAGGAGATGGCAGCATCTCCAAGCCTTCTCCGTCGAGGAGGAGAGAAGATGGTAGCATCTCCAAGCCTTCTCCGTCGAGAGGGAGAAGAAATGGCATCTTCCTCAAACTCTCTCCGTCGATCAGTACAAG ATATGACTATTAGTAGCTGCAGCAGTTTGTACACGATTAAGATGCTGGAGTTGCCTAGGATGGAGGTGGAACGTCAGTTTTCCGACGTACGGCTCCTTGTGGAGTCCACAAACGGCGTCAAGGTGTACAGTGCCAGGCGCCTCCAGTCTGGCAACAGCGTAGTTCTGAAGTGTGTACAGAAGAAGAACTCAAACATGAAAGACTTTATCCGTGAATTCCACTACAATTATTGCCTCAGTGACCATCCCAGTATTGTCAAATGTTTCGACGAAGCCTTTGAAACAGCTGATGCTTATGTGTTTACAGAAGAATATGCTCCGGTTAGTGATCTCTCCAAGTTTGTGAAAGTGGGAGGCATCGGGGAGACCAGAGCCAAGAGAGTGGTAGAGCAGATCTCTCTGGCTCTGGAGTTCATGCGCCAGCAGGGACTAGTCCATCGCGATGTTTGCTTAGAAAACATCTTCGTGTTCAACCGAGAAGTGACGCGCTTCAAACTGGGCGACTTCGGCAGCACCCAGCGCGCAGGAGCTCGCGCGCCGAAGATGAATGTTCGCTCCCCTTGGGCGCCACCGGAAACTTACAACGAAGGCTACCACGTCCACAGCGGCCAGGATGCCTGGCAGCTTGGCATCCTGATTTTTATGTGCCTCACGGGTTCATATCCTTGGTCCTTGGCCGACATTTCAGATCCTAATTATAACTCGTGGACGGCTTGGCACAGGCGCAGGACCACAAAGGTGCCGTCAACCTTCAAATGCTTCACCCCGCACCTTCTTCGCCTCCTGCGACGCCTACTGCATCCCAAACCTGAGAAACGTAAGGTCGTCTGCAAAGTGAGCAAGTATCTCTCTCGTCCATGGCTAGTGAAAGAAGCACAGAACTTCGCCATCTCCTCTGGCAGCCAGCCGGAATTCCTCTTAAATTTGCCACTGTTCACCCGCCTCTGGTGGAAACTGGCCGATATGTTTCATTCCCACGTACATCACCCGACCGCTCATCTCAAAGGCAACAAGACCCAAGTTGCATCTAGTCAATCAACGTCTTTGACGATGCTTCAGTGA